A DNA window from Armigeres subalbatus isolate Guangzhou_Male unplaced genomic scaffold, GZ_Asu_2 Contig819, whole genome shotgun sequence contains the following coding sequences:
- the LOC134204688 gene encoding zinc finger protein 502-like, protein MTSALCVACRTRGSGMVAIYQHPNGLDQMFTSVTGIEVEHGDFLCIPCYDDMKAAHLFKQKCIQNNILRVSRPSTLRPRSEDEDQKSDTLVQQTVEVISPKTEIVRNSEISTTISDTDILEEHLVIRPDISDAEREEHQDRDAELLEEDETNDKKVTLRDILPVRSSEPNVANYTNDIEPSSYEAFDGTQDAGSVSDESQSIRCEVCGKTFEKLQFLHRHMKVCHPTAESTDECGEQQSPGALATLPTVHNLMCEYCFQEFNVPAAKYEHETQHMSEPKPYKCPHCQGTFKDKVGLRSHIRIHSAVKRYKCQYCEMRFHQRGNLTAHERTHVGAKPYLCPQCGKGFAESGNLKNHIRYHTGERPYACSECPKRFRTHYSRTVHYRAHSNERPFRCTECDKGFYSSGKLIIHRRVHSGEKPYKCSSCPAKFADSSGLKRHSKTH, encoded by the exons aTGACTAGTGCGTTGTGTGTGGCATGCCGAACTCGAGGTTCCGGCATGGTAGCCATCTATCAGCACCCTAATGGGCTGGATCAAATGTTCACTTCCGTCACCGGAATCGAG GTTGAACATGGAGACTTTCTCTGCATTCCCTGCTATGATGATATGAAAGCAGCTCATCTCTTTAAACAAAAATGCATTCAGAACAATATTCTTCGAGTTAGTCGACCTTCAACGTTGAGGCCTCGATCCGAAGACGAAGACCAAAAATCAGACACGCTAGTTCAACAGACAGTTGAAGTTATTTCACCGAAAACGGAAATTGTTCGGAACTCAGAAATTTCCACTACAATTTCCGACACAGACATTCTCGAGGAGCATTTGGTTATTCGGCCAGATATTTCGGATGCTGAAAGAGAAGAGCACCAAGATCGCGACGCGGAGTTACTAGAAGAGGACGAGACTAACGACAAGAAAGTAACGCTACGTGATATTCTACCGGTTCGATCAAGTGAACCAAACGTAGCGAATTACACAAATGATATTGAACCGAGCTCTTATGAAGCGTTTGATGGAACACAAGATGCTGGCTCCGTGTCGGATGAATCCCAATCAATCCGCTGCGAGGTATGTGGTAAAACATTCGAGAAGCTTCAGTTTCTACATAGACACATGAAAGTTTGCCATCCGACGGCTGAATCTACCGACGAGTGTGGCGAACAGCAAAGTCCAGGCGCATTGGCCACACTTCCAACGGTTCATAATCTCATGTGCGAGTACTGCTTTCAGGAGTTCAATGTTCCCGCTGCAAAGTATGAACACGAAACTCAGCACATGTCTGAGCCGAAACCGTACAAGTGTCCGCATTGTCAGGGTACATTCAAGGACAAGGTTGGTTTGCGCAGTCACATAAGAATCCATTCGGCAGTGAAACGCTACAAGTGCCAATACTGTGAGATGAGATTTCACCAGCGCGGAAATTTGACAGCACACGAGAGAACCCACGTCGGGGCCAAACCATATTTATGTCCTCAATGTGGAAAAG GATTCGCCGAAAGTGGTAACCTAAAAAACCACATTCGGTACCATACGGGCGAGCGACCTTATGCATGTTCGGAGTGTCCGAAACGATTCCGGACGCACTATTCACGAACAGTGCACTATCGAGCACACAGCAACGAAAGACCTTTCCGCTGTACGGAATGTGACAAGGGATTCTACTCGTCCGGTAAGTTGATTATTCATCGGCGTGTCCACAGTGGTGAAAAACCGTACAAGTGCAGTTCCTGTCCGGCCAAATTTGCCGACAGCAGTGGACTGAAGCGCCATTCAAAAACACATTAA
- the LOC134204684 gene encoding 10 kDa heat shock protein, mitochondrial-like — protein sequence MASKRLIPLLDRVLVQRAEALTKTKGGIVLPEKAQSKVLEGTIVAVGPGARNSQTGQHVPLAVTVGEKVLLPEYGGTKVDLGDSKEYHLFRETDILAKIE from the exons atg GCATCCAAGCGTTTGATTCCTCTTTTGGACCGTGTACTGGTGCAACGCGCTGAAGCCCTCACTAAAACAAAAGGCGGTATTGTGCTCCCGGAGAAAGCCCAATCGAAGGTGCTGGAAGGGACCATTGTAGCCGTCGGACCCGGTGCCCGTAATAGTCAAACTGGTCAGCATGTCCCATTGGCAGTGACGGTTGGCGAAAAGGTCCTGCTGCCAGAGTATGGGGGCACTAAGGTAGACTTAGGCGACAGCAAAGAGTACCATTTGTTCCGCGAGACGGACATtcttgccaaaatcgaatag